The Nitrospira sp. sequence CCTATGCCATATTTCCTCCTGATGTACATACGTGTGTTATAGGAACAATACGCAGGATGAAACTACGAACGAAGGGCAGCGTGGAGATTTCACCTCCTGTTCCAGAGCGGTATAACGATGAGACATGTCATTGACTGCGAGTTGGTTTGGCAGTCGCAGGGCATTGAAACGATATTAAGAATGACATAGTCTCTGAATCCCACGCTGCGAGTTATACGCGCAGAATTGGGAGAACAAGCTGTTATGTGGACCGGCCTAAACACAGTTAGGCGGCACACACCACGCTCATCGGTGGCCGCAGGTCGCGTCGAACTATCACGAAGGAGGAGCAAGCCATGACACAACGTCTCTCTGGCAAGGTGGCCGTCGTCACAGGCGCCGCCTCGGGAATCGGCTTAGCAACCGTCGTCCGCTTTGTCGAAGAGGGCGCACGGGTCCTTGCCGCAGACAAGGATGGTTCGGCGCAAGTGATGCTTGAAGGACGCTTTGGGGCGGCAGTTCGCTTCGTGCGATGCGATGTGACGCAGCTGGAGGAGCTGCGTTCCGCCATAGAGACTGCTGTGGCGCACTTCGGGGGGCTGGATATTCTCTTTAACAACGCTGGTGCTGGGGGTGCTCCCGCCGGCGTTGAAGGTTTTGATGCCGCCGGCTGGGATGCTACCCATGCCCTACTTCTGCGCGCTGTGGCTGCCGGAACTGCCTACGCGGTGCCGCACATGAAGCGTCGCGGCGGTGGAGCCATCATCAACACGTCGTCAGTGTCGGCGCTGCAAGCAGGCTACATGCCGCTCGCCTACTCAGTGGCCAAGGCCGGCGTGCTCCACTACACGCGCGTGGCCGCGGCAGAACTAGCGCCGCAGCGCATTCGCATCAATGCGGTGGTGCCGGGCTTCATCGCCACGCGTATCTTCGGCGGAATGTTCGGCCTCGGCAGCGAGGAGGCGCAGGGCATGGCCGAGCGGATCGCCGAGCGCAGCGGCCGGGCCAACCCAGTCGGCCGCTCCGGTCGACCGGAGGACATTGCGCAGGCTGTAGCCTTCCTTGCCAGTGATGAGGCAGATTTCATCACTGGCACGGCCCTTACCGTTGACGGTGGGTTGACGATCGGACCCCGACATAGTTGGGATATGGACCCCACGCTTGCCACGCCGATGACTGATGCGCTCGGAGTCAGCCGTGGGGAGCTGTTGGCCATGCGCGCAAACGCAATCGCGCAATCACAGAAGCGTTGACGTGCCGCCTGACCCCTCGCTCAACACCGGACCCTGCACGCCTGGCGAGGGTTCCTCGCTCTTTCTATTCCAGGACCGACCAGGGATAGGACCATGCCGCGCACACCCGGAAGGATCGGAAAGAAAAAACCGGGGGCCTTGGATCGATTAGATGCGATTGTCACAGATGAGTGTAATTGCGTAGGGTTTAAAGGCCCACCGTGGCTCGTGGCAGCAAAACGGTAGCAGAAGTGGGTAACACACAGAATCCCCAGACCGGAGAGGTTGTGCGAATACCTGAAATTCCGTGGGGAAGTCTGGAGCCGGCGACCCGGATTGAACGGAGCAACCTGTCATCGGTTCGGCCCTGAAACCTGCCTCACCGATTCCTACGAAGGGGGCCAGCCCCCTTCGAATCAGTTCAGCTCACTGGCTCAATTCTCTTTTCTGGAGCTGGTGACCGGATTCGAACCAGCGACCTGCGGTTTACGAATCAGTAAAAAGGTATCGCTCAAGTCATTGAAGATTCGTGCAATCCCGCCTCTCTTTAATCACAAATAGCATTTCGTTGTGGCTTTGCAGCATCACAGGAAAAAGCGATCAGAGAAGAAAGTATTCAAATGACCTTGCTCTGGTCAATATTCTAAAACTACATAATATCGTCAGAGCACTTCCCGTGGATCGGATTAGATTCACCTGATGAATCCTTTTGGGCGTGAATTCTTCCGATCGAGGGATTCGCATATCAGGTTTATCCACGCCCATCAATTCGTAACCATGCAATTCAACGAGATTACGGGATGCCATCCACCGACACGGTGATTTCCTAACATGTCGGCATCCTATTTGCTGAGTAAGGTGAATAACCCGAAGGCAACAAACCGAGAAGCCGTGTGCGTTTTAGCAAGATAGCGATGATGAAGGTGACTCACGCCTGAAAAGAGGGAGGTGCTAGTGGACCCGCATAAAAGAATCCCAACTCCGGTAACCCGCAACCTAAGAACTCTGTTCAGCGAGCCTTTGCCTAAAAGACCCGTGATGCTTCATATGTCTGAGGATGAATATAAAAAGCTCACCAAAGGTATCCGGATTTCCAAAGCAAAGATCCCCCAAAATGCCAAAGGCTTATTCGTAGTACCAGACCCGTTCGGAAATTATTTGGCGTTCTTCGCTTGTGCTGCAGGATCGGGCGAAGGGAAGGCATGTGTGCCTAAGATTGTTCGTTCCTTGCAGGGACTTACGTTTGGAAAGGGGTGCGTATGCATTCGCGGAAAGGATCCAGTTGATACCACGCCAGGAAGGACATCTTGTTCGTTCGGTCTTTCTCCAGGGGGCGTATCGGAGTGTGTGGGCGAGTGTTTTGGTAATGGGAAGTGCCAGCCTATAAGAATCGTCTTACGGAACGGATGGGGTTTTCTCACCTGTGAATGTTCCTAATGTTTCGACACTCTGTAGATGTGGCGAAGTCGCGCCCCTCTGAGTTCATATTAACCACAATGTTTAGGTTTAAGTAATCAGACAAGCTGACGTAAATAGATTACGACGCACAACTTGCACAGATCTTTCCGCGCTTAACAAGCAAATCTGTATAGGCATGCCTAGTTGGGCCCTCGACTTCTGCCCGGTGAGCGATAACAAACTCAATGAATTTCCAGGATATATAACGAACGAGGCCATATCCAAGCGAAAGCACTGAAGTGGCCAAGAGCTAACATGAGTGTCCTAGCACGGTGACGGTTATTACTCCGATCGCTAACGACATCCCTCAACTAGGAGGTTAGCCCATGTCAAGCGACGACTTGCCGAATTTCATGAGTTTACTTCAAGGAGGCTCTTGGATTGCAGCGATAGTTGGAGGCGCACTCGGATTCCTAAAGTTTACGAACGAACTCGAACAGTCTCGCATACAGCGCGAAGAGGACCTTCGGTGGAGAAAGGCACAAGCCGGGAAGTCGCTGAATGACGAGATGCTGGAGGATAAAAAAGCGAATTCAGCTCTGATAATGCTTGACTGGAGTGGACGTGAGTTCACACTTGATGATGGTTCAAAAGACAACATTAAAAGGGAAGACATGCTTGTTGCCTTGAGGGTACGCCATACACCTCCGCAGAAGGGATTTTCAACTAAAGAGCAGTTCATTCGTGATGCATTTGACAACCTTTTTTATCATTTAGGGAGGCTTGAACACTCAATTACATCCAAGCTTATTGAATTCGAGGACATTAGGTATCCGATTGCCTACTACGTAAAAGAACTTTCTGAGAATCGGCCGGTTTTTGAGGCGTATCTTAGGGCATATGAATTCATCCACGGACTAGCATTCCTTCAAAGATTTGAGGCGTGGGTAAATAGTGGTACCGGCAACGCTGCAGGCTCTTCCTAAAGGACCATCTGTAGCTCAGAGGGGAATGCACCCACGACGGCTCAAGCACAGGTGGAGATGCTGCAAGTCTTACAGTGCACGATAAAAAGGTACCGGGAGTATTTGCTGGCGACTCAATTAACCAGCGAAGCTGAATGAGATGAGCCGCAGAATGAATGATGCCGAACTGAAGAAAGTATAAAGGAGGAAAAGTGGAGCCGGCGACCCGGATTGAACGGAGCAACCTGTCATCGGTTCGGCGCTGAAGCCCGCCTCACCGATTCCTACGAAGGGGGCCAGCCCCCTTGTAGAATCCCCACGAAGGGGACACATCCCCTTCGAATCCCCTCAGGTCGCCCGTTCAACACAGTGGACCGAGGCCCGCCGCTAGTCCGCAGGCACCATATTATACAAACAGCTTTGCGCGATATGGAGCCGGCGACCCGGATTGAACGGGCGACCTGCGGTTTACGAATGGCTTAAAGGTTAATACTATAACGCTCGGTGTTTTAATGGTTTCCCCGTTTTTCTCTTTAAATATGGTGGTTTGGGAACATTCTATTAGGTCCATTGGGTGTCATAGATTAGAACCGGTTGGAACAACTTTTAGTACAAATTAAGCACAATGAAGCCCGCTGTCCTAAATTGACGATTCAACTCTTTTACCCGGTAACGTAAGAATCCATGCAACGACTGCCTCGAGTTCTCGATTCAGGCGTAAGCTCCCCGAA is a genomic window containing:
- a CDS encoding SDR family oxidoreductase; its protein translation is MTQRLSGKVAVVTGAASGIGLATVVRFVEEGARVLAADKDGSAQVMLEGRFGAAVRFVRCDVTQLEELRSAIETAVAHFGGLDILFNNAGAGGAPAGVEGFDAAGWDATHALLLRAVAAGTAYAVPHMKRRGGGAIINTSSVSALQAGYMPLAYSVAKAGVLHYTRVAAAELAPQRIRINAVVPGFIATRIFGGMFGLGSEEAQGMAERIAERSGRANPVGRSGRPEDIAQAVAFLASDEADFITGTALTVDGGLTIGPRHSWDMDPTLATPMTDALGVSRGELLAMRANAIAQSQKR